The following are encoded in a window of Vicugna pacos chromosome 2, VicPac4, whole genome shotgun sequence genomic DNA:
- the INTS12 gene encoding integrator complex subunit 12 isoform X1, translating to MQVSAMAATVNLELDPIFLKALGFLHSKSKDSAEKLKALLDESLARGIDSSYRPSQKDVEPPKISSTKTVSIKQEPKTTSSLPSGNNNGKVLTTEKVKKEGEKRPADKMKSDTTEGADIPKKPKLEKPETRSSPITVQTSKDLAMADLSSFEETSADDFAMEMGLACVVCRQMTVASGNQLVECQECHNLYHQDCHKPQVTDKEVNDPRLVWYCARCTRQMKRMAQKTQKPPQKPAPTVVSVAPAVKDPLVKKPETKLKQETTFLAFKRTEVKTSTVISGNSSSTNVSSSVTSGLTGWAAFAAKTSSAGPSTAKLNSTTQNNSGKPATSSANQKPVGLTGLATSSKSGIGSKIGSSNSTSPTVPLKPPPPLTLGKTGLSRSVSCDNVSKVGLPSPSSLVPGSSSQLSGNGNSGTSGSSGSTTNKTASESSSSPSASLKGPTSQESQLNAMKRLQMVKKKAAQKKLKK from the exons gtgTCTGCTATGGCTGCTACTGTGAACTTGGAACTTGATCCCATTTTTTTGAAAGCACTAGGCTTCTTACATTCAAAGAGTAAGGATTCTGCTGAAAAGTTGAAAGCACTACTGGATGAATCTTTGGCTCGGGGCATTGATTCAAGTTACCGTCCTTCTCAAAAG GATGTGGAGCCACCCAAAATTTCAAGCACAAAAACTGTTTCCATTAAGCAAGAGCCCAAAACAACATCCAGTCTTCCTTCTGGCAATAATAATGGCAAGGTCCTCACAACTGAAAAGGTAAAGAAGGAAGGTGAAAAGAGACCTGCTGATAaa ATGAAATCAGATACCACTGAAGGAGCTGATATTCCAAAGAAACCTAAACTGGAGAAACCAGAGACACGCTCCTCCCCCATTACTGTCCAAACCAGCAAGGATTTAGCTATGGCTGACCTTTCCAGCTTTGAGGAGACCAGTGCTGATGATTTTGCCATGGAAATGGGATTGGCCTGTGTTGTTTGTAG GCAAATGACAGTGGCATCCGGTAATCAATTAGTAGAATGTCAGGAATGCCATAATCTCTACCACCAAGATTGCCATAAGCCCCAGGTGACAGACAAGGAAGTGAATGACCCTCGCCTTGTGTGGTATTGTGCCCGATGTACCAGACAAATGAAAAGAATG GCTCAAAAAACTCAGAAACCACCACAGAAACCAGCCCCCACGGTTGTTTCTGTAGCTCCAGCTGTCAAAGATCCTTTGGTTAAGAAACCAGAAACTAAACTCAAACAAGAGACAACTTTCCTAGCATTTAAGAGAACAGAAGTCAAG ACATCCACGGTTATTTCAGGAAATTCTTCTAGTACCAATGTTTCCTCTTCAGTAACTAGTGGCCTAACTGGATGGGCAGCTTTTGCAGCCAAAACTTCTTCTGCTGGTCCATCAACAGCAAAATTGAATTCAACAACCCAAAACAATAGCGGGAAACCTGCTACCTCATCAGCTAACCAGAAGCCTGTGGGTTTAACTGGTCTGGCAACATCATCCAAAAGTGGAATAGGTTCTAAAATAGGTTCCAGTAACAGCACTTCACCCACTGTACCACTGAAACCACCTCCACCTCTAACTTTGGGCAAAACTGGCCTTAGTCGCTCAGTTAGTTGTGACAATGTTAGCAAAGTAGGTCTTCCCAGTCCAAGTAGTTTGGTTCCAGGAAGCAGCAGCCAACTAAGTGGGAATGGAAATAGTGGAACATCGGGATCTAGTGGAAGTACCACTAACAAAACCGCTTCAGAATCGAGCAGCTCGCCCTCAGCATCCCTTAAAGGTCCAACTTCACAAGAATCACAGCTCAATGCCATGAAGCGATTACAGATGGTCAAGAAGAAGGCCGCCCAAAAGAAACTCAAGAAGTAA
- the INTS12 gene encoding integrator complex subunit 12 isoform X2 yields the protein MAATVNLELDPIFLKALGFLHSKSKDSAEKLKALLDESLARGIDSSYRPSQKDVEPPKISSTKTVSIKQEPKTTSSLPSGNNNGKVLTTEKVKKEGEKRPADKMKSDTTEGADIPKKPKLEKPETRSSPITVQTSKDLAMADLSSFEETSADDFAMEMGLACVVCRQMTVASGNQLVECQECHNLYHQDCHKPQVTDKEVNDPRLVWYCARCTRQMKRMAQKTQKPPQKPAPTVVSVAPAVKDPLVKKPETKLKQETTFLAFKRTEVKTSTVISGNSSSTNVSSSVTSGLTGWAAFAAKTSSAGPSTAKLNSTTQNNSGKPATSSANQKPVGLTGLATSSKSGIGSKIGSSNSTSPTVPLKPPPPLTLGKTGLSRSVSCDNVSKVGLPSPSSLVPGSSSQLSGNGNSGTSGSSGSTTNKTASESSSSPSASLKGPTSQESQLNAMKRLQMVKKKAAQKKLKK from the exons ATGGCTGCTACTGTGAACTTGGAACTTGATCCCATTTTTTTGAAAGCACTAGGCTTCTTACATTCAAAGAGTAAGGATTCTGCTGAAAAGTTGAAAGCACTACTGGATGAATCTTTGGCTCGGGGCATTGATTCAAGTTACCGTCCTTCTCAAAAG GATGTGGAGCCACCCAAAATTTCAAGCACAAAAACTGTTTCCATTAAGCAAGAGCCCAAAACAACATCCAGTCTTCCTTCTGGCAATAATAATGGCAAGGTCCTCACAACTGAAAAGGTAAAGAAGGAAGGTGAAAAGAGACCTGCTGATAaa ATGAAATCAGATACCACTGAAGGAGCTGATATTCCAAAGAAACCTAAACTGGAGAAACCAGAGACACGCTCCTCCCCCATTACTGTCCAAACCAGCAAGGATTTAGCTATGGCTGACCTTTCCAGCTTTGAGGAGACCAGTGCTGATGATTTTGCCATGGAAATGGGATTGGCCTGTGTTGTTTGTAG GCAAATGACAGTGGCATCCGGTAATCAATTAGTAGAATGTCAGGAATGCCATAATCTCTACCACCAAGATTGCCATAAGCCCCAGGTGACAGACAAGGAAGTGAATGACCCTCGCCTTGTGTGGTATTGTGCCCGATGTACCAGACAAATGAAAAGAATG GCTCAAAAAACTCAGAAACCACCACAGAAACCAGCCCCCACGGTTGTTTCTGTAGCTCCAGCTGTCAAAGATCCTTTGGTTAAGAAACCAGAAACTAAACTCAAACAAGAGACAACTTTCCTAGCATTTAAGAGAACAGAAGTCAAG ACATCCACGGTTATTTCAGGAAATTCTTCTAGTACCAATGTTTCCTCTTCAGTAACTAGTGGCCTAACTGGATGGGCAGCTTTTGCAGCCAAAACTTCTTCTGCTGGTCCATCAACAGCAAAATTGAATTCAACAACCCAAAACAATAGCGGGAAACCTGCTACCTCATCAGCTAACCAGAAGCCTGTGGGTTTAACTGGTCTGGCAACATCATCCAAAAGTGGAATAGGTTCTAAAATAGGTTCCAGTAACAGCACTTCACCCACTGTACCACTGAAACCACCTCCACCTCTAACTTTGGGCAAAACTGGCCTTAGTCGCTCAGTTAGTTGTGACAATGTTAGCAAAGTAGGTCTTCCCAGTCCAAGTAGTTTGGTTCCAGGAAGCAGCAGCCAACTAAGTGGGAATGGAAATAGTGGAACATCGGGATCTAGTGGAAGTACCACTAACAAAACCGCTTCAGAATCGAGCAGCTCGCCCTCAGCATCCCTTAAAGGTCCAACTTCACAAGAATCACAGCTCAATGCCATGAAGCGATTACAGATGGTCAAGAAGAAGGCCGCCCAAAAGAAACTCAAGAAGTAA